TTACCAATCCAGTCGTCGCGGGACTTACTGAGAGTTGGGATGAGCCCAAGACTAATGTAAGCGGGACTTCGGATCTCAATCCCGTAGAGGATCAAATAGATCTTATAAGAGAGCTTGTTCCGGGTGTTAAGAAAATTGCCGTATTCTACGATTTGGACGAACCCAATTCTTTATATCAACTTGAACTTGTTGAGGATTATTGCGAGAAACTTGATATTACGGTAGTAAAGAAGGGAATTCCAGATATTAATGATTTGCAACAATCCTATAACAGTTTGGATAATGATGTTCAAGCTATATACATTCCTACCGATAACACATTAGCCAATGGGGCGGATCAAGTTCATGCTCTAAATAAAGACGGCAAACAACTTCCTATAGTATGCGGAGAGACAGGAATGAACGATAAATGCGGCGTAGCCACATACGGAATTGATTATTACAAATTAGGCAAGCAGACCGCTAAAATGGCTTTTAAGATTTTGATAGAAGGCGCTGATATTGC
The Clostridiales bacterium genome window above contains:
- a CDS encoding ABC transporter substrate-binding protein yields the protein MKKIITFLIALALGMSCMAVTGCGPKADFKIGIVQLVDHVALDAANKGFREELEALLKKEGKTVEFINKSASGDFGNCTTIANTFVAKKVDLMLAIATPAAQAAASVTTEIPILFTAVTNPVVAGLTESWDEPKTNVSGTSDLNPVEDQIDLIRELVPGVKKIAVFYDLDEPNSLYQLELVEDYCEKLDITVVKKGIPDINDLQQSYNSLDNDVQAIYIPTDNTLANGADQVHALNKDGKQLPIVCGETGMNDKCGVATYGIDYYKLGKQTAKMAFKILIEGADIAKMPVETAEGEPELSINQTVADEIDFTIPDSVLNKVNQA